TCAGCCGCGTCCAGGCGCCCTCTGTTGGGAAGGGACCCGGCGCAATGCTGTTGACCCGAATGCCGTAGGTTGCCCACTCGTAAGCAAGCGTGTTGGTCATGGCGTACACACCGGCCTTGGCACAGGCCGATGGCAACACAAAAGCCGAACCGGTTTCTGTGTAAGTCGTCACGATGTTCAGAATGCTGCCCTCTTTTTTGGCATCAATCAGACGTTTGCCAAACTGTTGCGTGCAGTTAAAGGTGCCGTTCAGCACAATATCCACCACAGCACGAAACGCATTCGGACTCAGGTCTTCGGAAGCCGAAAGAAAATTTCCTGCGGCATTGTTAACGAGCACGTCACAGCCGCCATAGCTTTCCGCAATTTCATCCATCATTGCGCCAACGGCATCGTAATCGCGCACATCAACGGAATAAAAACCGGTTGCTTTGCCGGAAGCTGCCGCTTCATCAATTTCTTTGGCAGCGGCTTCAAGCTTCTCCATGCGTCGGCCACAAATGAGTACCTGCGCCCCAAGGGCTGCGAAGCTTTTACTCATGGCAAGCCCGAGCCCCGAACCGCCACCGGTAACAAGTACCGTTTTGCTACTTAGGGTATCCTCCTTAAACATGCTTACTGCTCCTCGTAAATGCGTTCAATTTCCAGTTTGTACTTATCATGGATTACGCGGCGCTTCGTCTTCATGGTCGGTGTAAGTTCACCGCCATCAATACTAAGCAAGGAGTCAAGCAACGCAAACTTCTTAATCTGCTCCCAAGCCGGTAATTTCTCATTCAGGAGATCCACTTCGGCCTGAATCAGTTTTTCAACGCGTGCAGCATAATCCGGATCATCCTCCGAAACAGCTCCCATTTTTGCTTTGATGGCTTCCGCATTGGGAACAATTAGCGCTGAACAGAACTTGCGGCTTGCACCAAGCACTACGATCTGTTCAATAAGTCCGCTGTTCATTAAGGTATTTTCTACGTGCTGCGGCGCGAC
This genomic stretch from Cyclonatronum proteinivorum harbors:
- a CDS encoding SDR family oxidoreductase, which translates into the protein MFKEDTLSSKTVLVTGGGSGLGLAMSKSFAALGAQVLICGRRMEKLEAAAKEIDEAAASGKATGFYSVDVRDYDAVGAMMDEIAESYGGCDVLVNNAAGNFLSASEDLSPNAFRAVVDIVLNGTFNCTQQFGKRLIDAKKEGSILNIVTTYTETGSAFVLPSACAKAGVYAMTNTLAYEWATYGIRVNSIAPGPFPTEGAWTRLMPDPKMEKAYLKQIPAGRYGKHEELANLACFLISDLAGYITGECVTIDGGERLKSGQFNFITQAAPRDQLKQFFGMMKPSKN